In Monodelphis domestica isolate mMonDom1 chromosome 1, mMonDom1.pri, whole genome shotgun sequence, the sequence AACATCCCATGATCTGAAACTATATTCTGGGGAGTAAGACCCTATGGGATCCAAGGTATTGGGGAGAAAAAGATCTACCCAAAGTCTAATAATAAAGGAACGTTTTCCAAAGATGAAAATCAATCAAGAATTTCCCCCCCAAATGCCCCAAACTTCTGGTAAAATGTTACAAGAAGGTCATCCATAAGATTGCTAATAAGGCCAAGATCAATGCGAAACCCAAACAGGTCATTTTCCTAAGAGGCATTCTTTTTTAGCAAATAAATTCCGTGCTCAGTGAAGCATAGCAGAGAAAGGAATGTTTGGAGTGAACGGGAAATCTGGGCCTCGGAATCACGGTGCTGTTTTGGAGATCCTTACCGACTCAAAGATGGCGACTCCGTTGGCGCCGATGTTTCCACTCGGGGTGACACCAAGCCCCCCTATAAGGCCAGCACACAGATCACTGAAAGAGAGAATTCTGAAATAAGTTTCCCAAACAGGATTAGGCCTAAGGCCCGCCAAGCTGCTGCCTGGGCCGAGTCCAGCAGTAACATCTTCTTCAGCACTTAGTGGGAGACTTGTCTCTGGGCTTCTTCAGAATATGACTGTCTTCTTAACGTCCATGAGTATCACTTGGCACACAGCACGCTGTAGCAAGCCAGAATTACTCTGAGGGCGTTTATTTAGGAACGGTGCTGGGTTAGAGGCAGACTTACCTAAGGATGTCCCCATACAAGTTTGGCATCACAAGAACATCAAACTGGGACGGATCTTGTACCATCTAGAAGGAAGAACACATTTGTGGAGTGCAGAAAACGAGCCTTCTCTGCCACAAACCCCCAGGCATAATTCTTAGTATATACTTACATTCAAACATACTGTATCAAGGTACATCTCATTAAATTTAATATCTTTACAGTTTTCTGCAACTTCCCTGCACTTTTGGAGAAAAAGCCCATCTGACATTCGCCtgtagttaattaaataaaaattgttgaAAGCAAAGCCTTAGAGAAAGCAACTGATTAAAGTAGAAAAGCCAAGCACAAGGAGGAATAAACACGGGGAGCCTCCGGCCCTGGTTTCAGTTAGAATTTAAATTCGTTTTAGGTATTTGACAAAATGTAGGCTGAACCAAATACCCCATGGCTCACAAGCagtgaagaaggggaagggagacagAAGCCAGAGGAGAGGGCCAACTGCCCAGGGAGCTCAAATGTATTAAAACGCAGAAGATGAGTCTGATTTAGGCCTCTCACCCCACAAAGTCTGAAAAGCATCAACTGTTAGAACGTTCTGACGATACGAAACAGCCTTGAAAGTCGCTGATTAAAGTTTTAAATTTGACACACTCAGAACTTTTCTTGGTTAGGAAAAGGAATCCTTTACCCATCTGGGAGGCAGTTTAGTGGGACGGAGGATTGGGGTTGATTGATTCTTCAGTTAATGTGGCTAGAAAGCGAGTAGCAAAGGAAGGCTGGAAGAAGGCAGCAGGTCCCCCGCTTCTCCTGGGGTCCTTAGGTAGGTCGCTGCTCAGCTCACTTCTAGAACAGAAGCCAAGCCTGTATCTTTGGACGCCTGACTACCTGACCTTGCAAATACCATTAGCTGGTCCATCCTCCAAAGACTTCTGCAAACAATGGCAGGAGCTTATCACAGTGGGaggagttctggacttggagaaGATGACCTGGCTGCCACTTAATTACCTGAAGGACAATGGCAATTcctttccttacctgtaaaatgaggaggcccGTCTCTatgacctcctcctcctcctttgtcCTGACTTACTTCTTTAGTCTCAACCCTCCAACTCTCAACAGCCCCCATCCTCTAATTCCCCCTTCTTTacaacagtttcctcatctgtaaaatggagttgataCTtgttgggagggggcagctgggtggctcagtagattgagagccaggcctagagacaggaggtcctgggttcaaatgtgaccacagacacttcctgcccatgtgaccctggataagtcatttaacccccattgccaaggccttactgatcttctgccttggaaccagtatatagtattgattctaagaaaagcttttttaaaaaaggactgtTGGAGAGGCTCAAATGTATGAGCTAATGTATAGGAAAAACACTTTGTAATCAGGAAAGCACTGCAGAAAAGTAAGGCGATGGAATTACCCTCCCCATTTTGTCCTAAATTAGCATTTCATTCAATCATATAAGAAATCATTTTTCAGAGCTTATATCCGTAAGAaagcccccacccccactttttGGAGCTTTGGGCAACCAGAACACTTCCTGGGGCCCTTCAGAACCACATACATGATATTTGCTTTGTGCACGGCGGTCACGTTGCTTCGGTGATTGTTCCTGGCGTACTCGAAGGCAAACTCCGCAATGCGTTTGCTCGCTTCCTCCGTGATGAGCTTGATACTCTGCACCACGCCCTCGACAATCTGGCAAAGAAGAGCAGAGGGTCTCAGCGGGGAGAAGCCCGAGGCTTCCCCACAGCCCCCATGTCCCAGGGCCAGGGCCTGAGAGCTCGGTGCTCGGGGGACCCTCTGCCGGCACAGACTTAGAAAGTGAAGCAACGAACAACCCAGGGGATGCAGGCAGGATGGGCCAGAGGTAAAACCTGAACCCAGGCCCGGCTGGGTCTAAGGCTCACTCTCTATCCAGTCATCATACAACATGACCATGTTTCATAAAAGCAAAAAGAGCTCAAGCCCGTGATCCTTCCATCTTCTATAAAGGAAGCATTTTTTAACCCCAAATCTGCGATCAGACGGCTAAGAGCATGTCGAAGCTCACGTACCACGTGCTCGATGCCACTGTATTCGCCTTCGGTGTTCTCCCGGATCGTGACGATGTTCACATCCGTGTAAGGGGTCTTGTAGCCTTCGATGGAGACACACGGACGCACGTTTGCATAAAGGTCAAACGTTTTACGAAGCAGAAGGTTCATCGAAGGGTGTCCGGCTGCGATGGGTGTCTTTAGGGGGCCTGCAGGGAACAAAGGACCTTTGAGGATCAACTCGAACAAGAGCGGCCCCTGCTGACTCCTCGCCTTCCCCCTGGGCCCCAGTTCCGAGTCCCTGTGAGGGGACGGCTCCAAGCTTGGGCTCAGGAGCCACAAGAGGCAGCTTCGGGTCTCAGCTCTGCCTCCAAATGCCTGACGCTGGGCCGGGACCTCCTCCAGGGCAGAGGGCTGGCGGGCCTGGCCCAGGGACTCGCAGGACTTCCTAAAGGGAGCCACGGGGCTCCCCTATCACCAGGGACCTTCAGCCAAGTACAGGAGAGTGTCAGGAAAGACACAGGGAGGGGGAGGACTCCATGGCTAACAAGCTGCTATGGCAACGAGCGCGGAGATTTACACAAAGCTCTGCCGAGATGGACTCCTCGGGACCTTCAGGACCGAAAGCATCCTCGTGCCCGCCTCACAGGGGAAGGCGCCGAGGGGGAGGAGGCAGCACTGCAACCCAAAGCGAGTCCGACTCCAAGGCCATCAGGGACAGGGGCGGGAGGGAAGACCACTCTTAACTTTCCAGAAATCTGGTTGGGACAGCGAAGAGAACCAGGAGGCCAAAACTCAAGGGGGCGGCGGGCCACGAGGAAAAGGTCTGTTCTGTTTAAGGAAGGAGCAGGCCAGAGTCTTTTTgtaggaagacagaaaggaggagccAGTAGAGAGCAAGAAGCCTGAAGACACAAAGGAGCCCACAGAGAGGCTGAGCCCTCATACCTCAGGAAGAGTtggcttccttccattttacacacacacacacacacacacacacacacacacacacacacacacacacacacacacacactctctctctctctctctctctctctctctctctctctctctctctctctctctctctctctctctctctctctccaaaattGTGCCTCTTGTCCCAGACCTAACACCATCTCCCTCGCGTTGACAGTAGCCGTACCTTTCAGTCCCAACTTGTTTTTGTCCATGGATTCTTTGGCTTCGGGAGGAATCATCCACTTTCCTCCAGGCCCTTTAATGGCGGTGACGTTCCTCTCTTCCCACTGAATGGGTGCCTAAATGCCACAGAACACATCATTGGGGAATGGGAACACTTCTGACCAAGACGGACACGTTATTACAGTGTCTTCATCTTTTGGTTTCAGAAATGAGTTTGCATTTATCCTCTTGGCAGAGCACAAGAAATTGTATGTTTACAAGGTCACCATGGACAGTTCCAGACACATAGCTACTAATCTTACTGTTGGCCCAGGAAAGGGCTCAGTCTCACACTTGTCATATTACCCAGAGTGACTTGGGGCATTAGGCCATGGGTAACAGCTGCCATATCCCCACTCTTCTCTTTCCCATCCCTACACAAAAATCCTAATGAGATTCCTATATTTAGCTTATGACAAGGAGCATGAAGAGATAGGGTAACAAGAAGAGCTAAATAAGTATAGGATTTAGAGAATCCTAGCTCTCTCACTTACTGCCCATGTGATCTTAGATAAGTCAACTTcatctttcttggcctcagtttcctcatctgttaaatggaggaGAGGGTGTTGGGTTTGATAACCTCTTAAGTCCTTTCTAGatttaactctttcattttataagcaATATAGGGCAAAAAAAGTAAGACCCCTTCTGTTTTCTCACTAACTCCAGAGAAGGGACTTCCTTATCTTAACATTGTCCATTGCATTTAGGCAATGATATTTTCCCCTacaattctcttctctctttatggTGGGTTTAATGTTAATGGCACTAACAGAATTGTGTGGGAACAGTTTTGTTCATCTGCCTCTAGCTGCTGCTCCTCATTCCCTGAGTGAAGATTTCCCAACTCCAGATGCTCTAAGTTCTTCCTAAGCACTATGGCCAACAATATTGGTGGTTTGGGGATCTCTTCAGTACGGCTGGTCCTCAGGTGATAGGGTCAGACTAGGCCTGGGCTCTACTTAGAGCCGTGGAAGAGTCTGTTGGAATTTGTGCTCTCAGGAAGCGCGTGCCATGATGAGACATGAGAAGAGGCTCTGAGAAAGGGCAGCCATCCACATcataacatatattttctgaGAACTACTGttacatttaatttcatttagtaATTACTTATAATGAGCAACTTGCAAGTCACAAAACAAGTAGAATATAAAGTTCTTAAAATTTCCCCAATAAACGAGATGTTCAAATGAGCCTGTAGTATTAGGGGTTGGGGTGGTGCAAACTCTGGATGAGGGATGTTAAACTGACTCAGCACCAGCCCCCACCCGGAGAAAATATCCTGCTGTGTGGCAGAAAGAACAAGACTTTTTAAAATGCCAGCACAGGACCCTCTTCAACTTACAAAGCAAACCCACACCTGCTCACATGTCCAGCAGTTATACTTAATACTCTTCTTTTGGGCAAGATGCTCAGAGAGGGTCGATGAATCCCCAGGCAGGTCGCCAATAAGAATATGATCTTTAATCCAACAATACCCCGAGAAAAAGTAAGCTGCAAGCAGACACTGTTCCACATTTGTCTTTATCTCCTccacctggcatatagtaagagcTTCAGGAAAGCTTGTCAGCTGAGGGATTAAACAAACTCTATCTCTAAAATCAATACAAGGGCAGCAGGTTTTAAAGTAAACTTTGCGTTTAGGGCCCAAGTTAAGAAACTTAATACACTTACACCCAATCCACGCTTCTAAACAATCCATTAGCTGGAAAGGTTTTAAACAGAGACTACAAGTAAATTATTTTCAGAAAGCTCACATACTTTGGCAGCAtcaaaaatcttcataacagaagCTGAGATTTCTGGTCCAA encodes:
- the IDH3A gene encoding isocitrate dehydrogenase [NAD] subunit alpha, mitochondrial isoform X1 codes for the protein MAGPPRAHGAGEDEPKVSRLLGAFSNPKKVTRGFAGGTQTVTLIPGDGIGPEISASVMKIFDAAKAPIQWEERNVTAIKGPGGKWMIPPEAKESMDKNKLGLKGPLKTPIAAGHPSMNLLLRKTFDLYANVRPCVSIEGYKTPYTDVNIVTIRENTEGEYSGIEHVIVEGVVQSIKLITEEASKRIAEFAFEYARNNHRSNVTAVHKANIMRMSDGLFLQKCREVAENCKDIKFNEMYLDTVCLNMVQDPSQFDVLVMPNLYGDILSDLCAGLIGGLGVTPSGNIGANGVAIFESVHGTAPDIAGKDLANPTALLLSAVMMLRHMGMHDHAAKIETACFATIKDGKSLTKDLGGNAKCSDFTEEICRRVKDLD
- the IDH3A gene encoding isocitrate dehydrogenase [NAD] subunit alpha, mitochondrial isoform X2 produces the protein MAGPAWIPKVSRLLGAFSNPKKVTRGFAGGTQTVTLIPGDGIGPEISASVMKIFDAAKAPIQWEERNVTAIKGPGGKWMIPPEAKESMDKNKLGLKGPLKTPIAAGHPSMNLLLRKTFDLYANVRPCVSIEGYKTPYTDVNIVTIRENTEGEYSGIEHVIVEGVVQSIKLITEEASKRIAEFAFEYARNNHRSNVTAVHKANIMRMSDGLFLQKCREVAENCKDIKFNEMYLDTVCLNMVQDPSQFDVLVMPNLYGDILSDLCAGLIGGLGVTPSGNIGANGVAIFESVHGTAPDIAGKDLANPTALLLSAVMMLRHMGMHDHAAKIETACFATIKDGKSLTKDLGGNAKCSDFTEEICRRVKDLD
- the IDH3A gene encoding isocitrate dehydrogenase [NAD] subunit alpha, mitochondrial isoform X3 — protein: MKIFDAAKAPIQWEERNVTAIKGPGGKWMIPPEAKESMDKNKLGLKGPLKTPIAAGHPSMNLLLRKTFDLYANVRPCVSIEGYKTPYTDVNIVTIRENTEGEYSGIEHVIVEGVVQSIKLITEEASKRIAEFAFEYARNNHRSNVTAVHKANIMRMSDGLFLQKCREVAENCKDIKFNEMYLDTVCLNMVQDPSQFDVLVMPNLYGDILSDLCAGLIGGLGVTPSGNIGANGVAIFESVHGTAPDIAGKDLANPTALLLSAVMMLRHMGMHDHAAKIETACFATIKDGKSLTKDLGGNAKCSDFTEEICRRVKDLD